One segment of Pseudodesulfovibrio sp. 5S69 DNA contains the following:
- a CDS encoding acyl carrier protein, whose translation MSDVAAKVKEIIVDQLGVSEDEVIESAAFVEDLGADSLDLTELIMAMEEEFDLEIDDEQAQKILKVGDAISHIEKAI comes from the coding sequence ATGTCCGACGTAGCAGCGAAAGTGAAAGAGATCATCGTGGATCAGCTGGGCGTGTCCGAAGACGAAGTCATCGAGAGCGCCGCGTTTGTCGAGGACCTGGGCGCCGACTCCCTGGACCTGACCGAGCTGATCATGGCCATGGAAGAGGAGTTCGACCTGGAGATCGATGACGAGCAAGCGCAGAAGATTCTCAAGGTCGGCGATGCCATCTCGCACATCGAGAAGGCCATCTAA
- the rpmB gene encoding 50S ribosomal protein L28, whose protein sequence is MSQVCDICGKGPQSGNNVSHSHIKTKRRFMPNLQKVRHQLESGQVVSIKACTRCIRNGAVVKPVASQKPEA, encoded by the coding sequence ATGTCCCAGGTTTGCGATATTTGTGGAAAGGGTCCCCAGAGCGGCAACAACGTCAGCCACTCCCACATCAAGACCAAGCGCCGCTTCATGCCCAACCTGCAGAAGGTCCGGCACCAGTTGGAGTCCGGCCAGGTCGTCAGCATCAAGGCCTGCACCCGCTGCATCCGCAACGGTGCGGTGGTCAAGCCGGTGGCTTCCCAGAAGCCCGAAGCCTAA
- a CDS encoding beta-ketoacyl-ACP synthase III: MTNFILRGFGLYAPDKVLTNADLEKIVDTSDEWITSRTGIKERHLAAEGQAASDLALEASKQALEEAGIAPSELTHIICATFTPDSLIPSAACRLQERFGITGQMCMDVAAACSGFLYALQTARGLLCLEPEAKVLVVASEIITRRMNWEDRATCVLFGDASGAAVLTAGEPGDGPEVLDVMLAADGSLGDLLTVNGGGSAYSYKLGEPVGPEYFVEFQGREVFKHAVRNMTEISEAILKRNGLAKSDVDVLLPHQANYRIIDAVGRRFDIPEERVFSNIHKYGNTSAAAIPVALTEAVHTGFIKPGDLVLIPAFGGGFTWGAALIRF; this comes from the coding sequence ATGACCAATTTCATTCTTCGCGGCTTTGGCCTGTACGCCCCTGACAAGGTCCTGACCAACGCCGATCTCGAGAAAATCGTCGATACCTCGGACGAGTGGATCACCTCTCGCACCGGGATCAAGGAGCGGCATCTTGCCGCCGAGGGGCAAGCCGCTTCCGATCTGGCCCTTGAGGCCTCGAAGCAGGCACTGGAGGAGGCGGGCATCGCCCCGTCCGAACTGACCCACATCATCTGCGCCACCTTCACCCCGGACTCCCTCATCCCGTCCGCCGCCTGCCGCCTGCAGGAGCGGTTCGGCATCACCGGACAGATGTGCATGGACGTAGCGGCCGCCTGCTCCGGCTTCCTCTACGCCCTGCAGACCGCGCGCGGTCTGCTCTGCCTGGAGCCGGAAGCCAAGGTCCTGGTGGTCGCCAGCGAGATCATCACCCGGCGCATGAACTGGGAGGACCGGGCCACCTGTGTGCTCTTCGGCGACGCCTCCGGGGCCGCGGTCCTGACCGCCGGCGAACCCGGCGACGGCCCCGAAGTCCTGGACGTCATGCTCGCCGCCGACGGCTCGCTGGGCGACCTGCTCACGGTCAACGGCGGCGGCTCGGCCTACTCCTACAAGCTGGGCGAACCCGTCGGTCCCGAATATTTCGTCGAGTTCCAGGGCCGCGAGGTCTTCAAGCACGCCGTGCGCAACATGACCGAGATTTCCGAGGCCATCCTCAAGCGCAACGGCCTGGCCAAGTCCGACGTGGACGTGCTCCTGCCGCACCAGGCCAACTACCGCATCATAGACGCCGTGGGGCGCCGCTTCGACATCCCCGAGGAACGCGTCTTTTCCAACATCCACAAGTACGGCAACACCTCGGCCGCGGCCATTCCCGTGGCCCTGACCGAGGCCGTGCACACCGGATTCATCAAGCCCGGCGACCTGGTCCTCATCCCCGCCTTCGGCGGCGGGTTCACCTGGGGCGCGGCCCTGATTCGGTTCTAG
- a CDS encoding YceD family protein: protein MVEFWLTISDIAAEGRGFTFDDQNFWREAWREFKLEIRPDRDLVAEYTVLPQSDDGALVRGTLKGSVLLVCDRCAEPFPFEIDTAFDAFEQLPDGEETDGEPRIRVENGRLELDMGAILWEEFALALPFKPLCGEDCKGVCPGCGANLNTGKCTCKPDEGDERLAVSAT, encoded by the coding sequence ATGGTTGAATTCTGGCTGACGATCAGCGACATTGCCGCAGAGGGCCGGGGCTTCACCTTCGACGACCAGAACTTCTGGCGCGAGGCGTGGCGCGAATTCAAGCTGGAGATCCGTCCGGACCGCGACCTGGTGGCCGAATACACGGTCCTGCCCCAGTCCGACGATGGGGCGCTGGTGCGCGGCACCCTCAAGGGTTCCGTCCTGCTGGTCTGCGACCGTTGCGCCGAGCCGTTTCCGTTCGAGATCGACACGGCCTTCGACGCCTTCGAGCAGTTGCCCGACGGCGAGGAGACCGACGGCGAGCCGCGCATCCGCGTGGAGAACGGCCGGTTGGAACTCGACATGGGCGCCATCCTCTGGGAGGAATTCGCCCTGGCCCTGCCGTTCAAGCCCCTGTGCGGCGAGGACTGCAAGGGCGTCTGCCCCGGCTGCGGCGCCAACCTCAATACCGGCAAGTGCACCTGCAAGCCGGATGAGGGCGACGAAAGGCTTGCGGTTTCCGCGACTTGA
- the fabG gene encoding 3-oxoacyl-[acyl-carrier-protein] reductase gives MSDLPKVALVTGGSRGIGRTVAETLAADGFEVFLTYVSRPEAAEEVVASIEKAGGKARAFQLDSGDREAIAAFFKDEIKGKAELAVLVNNAGITRDGLMMRMKDEDWDKVIHINLTGCFAFLKEASKIMGKQRFGRIINISSIVGQMGNAGQANYCAAKAGLIGLTKSAARELAGRNITVNAVAPGFIETDMTAELPEKVAQAMLEQIPLKTLGQSGDIAAAVSFLAGPGAGYITGQVLGVNGGMYM, from the coding sequence ATGAGCGATCTTCCCAAAGTCGCCCTGGTTACGGGCGGTTCCCGAGGCATCGGCCGTACCGTGGCCGAGACGTTGGCCGCCGACGGTTTCGAGGTTTTCCTGACGTACGTGAGCCGCCCCGAGGCCGCCGAAGAGGTGGTGGCGTCCATCGAAAAGGCGGGCGGCAAGGCCCGCGCCTTCCAGCTCGATTCCGGTGACCGCGAGGCCATCGCAGCGTTCTTCAAGGACGAGATCAAGGGCAAGGCCGAGCTCGCGGTCCTGGTCAACAACGCGGGCATCACCCGCGATGGCCTGATGATGCGCATGAAGGACGAGGACTGGGACAAGGTCATCCACATCAACCTCACCGGCTGCTTCGCCTTTCTCAAGGAAGCCTCCAAGATCATGGGCAAGCAGCGCTTTGGCCGGATCATCAATATTTCGTCCATCGTCGGCCAGATGGGCAATGCGGGCCAGGCCAACTACTGTGCGGCCAAGGCGGGCCTCATCGGCCTGACCAAGTCCGCCGCCCGCGAATTGGCCGGGCGCAACATCACGGTCAACGCCGTGGCCCCCGGCTTCATCGAGACCGACATGACCGCCGAGCTGCCCGAAAAGGTCGCTCAGGCCATGCTCGAACAAATTCCATTAAAAACCCTCGGGCAGTCCGGGGATATCGCAGCCGCCGTCTCCTTCCTGGCCGGCCCCGGAGCCGGGTACATCACCGGTCAGGTGCTGGGCGTGAACGGCGGCATGTACATGTAA
- the rpmF gene encoding 50S ribosomal protein L32, whose translation MAVPKKKTSKSRKGMRRSHDKIAAPNVIYCECGEPTLPHRACSVCGSYKGRQVIDGEDA comes from the coding sequence ATGGCTGTCCCCAAGAAGAAAACGTCCAAGTCCCGCAAGGGCATGCGCCGTTCCCACGACAAGATCGCCGCTCCCAACGTCATCTACTGCGAGTGCGGTGAGCCCACTCTGCCCCATCGTGCCTGCTCTGTCTGCGGCTCCTACAAGGGACGCCAGGTCATTGACGGCGAAGATGCCTAA
- the fabF gene encoding beta-ketoacyl-ACP synthase II, whose protein sequence is MNRVVVTSVAAVTPLGNDVETSWQNLLAGKSGIGQITKFDTTDYATTIAGEVRGFDPEQYIGKKEVRRMETFTQYAVAASRMLLQDAGWTIPEDERSRVGTIIGVGLGGLESIEECHSKLLKRGPKKVSPFFIPIFIANMAAGQVSIETGAMGPNICTTTACASGTHGIGTAYTDIAMGRVDAMICGGSESTISHLAVAGFNAMKALSVRNDEPEKASRPFDKDRSGFIMGEGCGLLLLESLEHAQARGANILAEVVGYGASGDAYHMTAPPEDGAGMAFAMAAAIREAKVDPSKIDHINAHGTSTYLNDLCETRAIKKVFGDHAYNIKICANKSQIGHLLGAAGGVEAVFAVKTLAEGVIPGTMNRETPDPECDLDVCADGPQKIQAEYALSNSFGFGGTNACVLFKRFTG, encoded by the coding sequence ATGAACAGGGTAGTTGTTACCAGTGTTGCCGCCGTCACGCCCCTGGGCAATGACGTCGAGACCAGCTGGCAGAACCTCCTGGCCGGGAAATCCGGCATCGGCCAGATCACCAAGTTCGACACCACGGACTATGCCACGACCATCGCGGGCGAGGTCCGGGGATTCGATCCCGAACAGTACATCGGCAAGAAGGAAGTGCGCCGCATGGAGACGTTCACCCAGTACGCGGTGGCCGCCTCGCGCATGCTCCTTCAGGATGCGGGCTGGACCATTCCCGAGGACGAGCGTTCCCGGGTCGGCACCATCATCGGCGTCGGTCTGGGCGGCCTCGAAAGCATCGAGGAATGCCATTCGAAGCTGCTGAAGCGTGGCCCGAAAAAAGTGTCGCCCTTCTTCATCCCCATCTTCATCGCCAACATGGCCGCCGGGCAGGTGTCCATCGAGACCGGTGCCATGGGACCGAATATCTGCACCACCACCGCCTGCGCCTCCGGCACCCACGGCATCGGCACGGCCTACACCGACATTGCCATGGGCCGCGTGGACGCCATGATCTGCGGCGGGTCCGAATCGACCATCTCCCACCTGGCCGTGGCCGGGTTCAACGCCATGAAAGCCCTGTCCGTGCGCAACGACGAGCCCGAGAAGGCCTCCCGTCCCTTTGACAAGGACCGCTCCGGCTTCATCATGGGCGAAGGCTGCGGCCTGCTGCTTCTGGAGAGCCTGGAACACGCCCAGGCGCGCGGCGCGAACATCCTCGCCGAGGTGGTCGGCTACGGCGCGTCCGGCGACGCCTACCACATGACCGCCCCGCCCGAGGACGGAGCGGGCATGGCCTTTGCCATGGCCGCCGCCATCCGCGAGGCCAAGGTCGATCCCTCGAAGATCGACCACATCAACGCCCACGGCACCTCCACCTACCTGAACGACCTCTGCGAGACGCGGGCCATCAAGAAGGTCTTCGGCGACCACGCCTACAACATCAAGATCTGCGCCAACAAGTCCCAGATAGGGCACCTGCTCGGCGCAGCGGGCGGCGTCGAAGCGGTCTTCGCCGTCAAGACCCTGGCCGAGGGCGTCATCCCGGGCACCATGAACCGCGAAACACCCGACCCGGAATGCGACCTCGACGTCTGCGCCGACGGTCCGCAGAAGATACAGGCCGAATACGCCCTGTCCAACTCCTTCGGATTCGGCGGCACCAACGCCTGCGTCCTGTTCAAACGCTTCACCGGGTAA
- a CDS encoding SHOCT domain-containing protein, with translation MNYLTTFGNWCSGPGFGHGAGFGGWSGSMSMGLGFPFGGIVQLLILGLIIYFTVRLIRKPATHSGPGTPVDVLKRRYAAGEIDRETYRAMKDELSNS, from the coding sequence ATGAACTATCTGACCACATTCGGAAACTGGTGTTCCGGCCCGGGATTCGGGCACGGCGCAGGCTTCGGCGGCTGGTCCGGCAGCATGAGCATGGGCCTGGGCTTTCCTTTCGGGGGGATCGTCCAGCTTCTTATCCTGGGCCTGATCATATATTTCACGGTGCGCCTGATCCGGAAACCCGCCACACATTCGGGACCGGGCACGCCGGTGGATGTCCTCAAACGCCGATACGCGGCCGGTGAAATCGACCGGGAAACGTATCGCGCCATGAAGGATGAGCTCAGCAACAGCTAA
- the gltX gene encoding glutamate--tRNA ligase, whose product MTKIVSRFAPSPTGFLHIGGARTALFSWLLARSQGGEFRLRIEDTDRERSTQEATDAIIDSMRWLGLEHDGEIVFQSTRADRHNEVIDQLIASGHAYYCDCSKEDVDAMRERAMKEGRKPKYDGTCRDKGLTSGVVRLKAPQEGATGYKDMVKGYISVENAEMDDMILRRSDGTPTYNLAVVVDDHDMDVNRVLRGDDHVNNTPRQILIYRAMGWDVPEFGHVPMILGPDKKKLSKRHGALSVMEYEKMGYLPEAVTNYLARLGWSHGDQELFTMDEMVELFTTDGLGNSPSVFDLTKFEWVNGQYMQKADPDRLAGMLCDFLAREVGEEEAGSVTREQFARIAPLLQPRAKSVLDMLEQARPFIVDASFLSYDEAAVQKFLTGETKPLLAEIADRLEALSEFTEAALEDVHRQFIEEKGIKFKVIAQPIRVAITGKTQSPGLFETMVVLGREQTLARIRRAVEL is encoded by the coding sequence AGCGGTCCACGCAGGAGGCGACCGACGCCATCATCGATTCCATGCGCTGGCTGGGGCTCGAACACGACGGCGAGATCGTCTTCCAGTCCACCCGCGCGGACCGGCACAATGAAGTCATCGACCAGCTCATCGCCTCGGGCCACGCCTATTATTGCGATTGCAGCAAGGAAGACGTGGACGCCATGCGCGAGCGGGCCATGAAGGAAGGCCGCAAGCCCAAGTACGACGGCACCTGCCGCGACAAGGGGCTGACCTCGGGCGTGGTCCGGCTGAAGGCCCCGCAGGAGGGCGCCACCGGGTACAAGGACATGGTCAAGGGGTACATCTCGGTGGAGAACGCCGAGATGGACGACATGATCCTGCGCCGCTCGGACGGCACGCCGACCTACAACCTGGCCGTGGTGGTGGACGACCACGACATGGACGTGAACCGCGTGCTGCGCGGCGACGACCACGTGAACAACACCCCGCGCCAGATTCTGATCTACCGGGCCATGGGCTGGGACGTGCCGGAGTTCGGCCACGTGCCCATGATCCTCGGCCCGGACAAGAAGAAGCTTTCCAAGCGCCACGGCGCGCTGTCGGTCATGGAGTACGAGAAGATGGGCTATCTGCCCGAGGCCGTGACCAACTATCTGGCGCGGCTGGGCTGGTCCCACGGCGACCAGGAGCTGTTCACCATGGACGAAATGGTCGAGCTGTTCACCACGGACGGCCTGGGCAACTCGCCGTCGGTCTTCGACCTGACCAAGTTCGAGTGGGTCAACGGCCAGTACATGCAGAAGGCCGACCCGGACCGGCTGGCCGGGATGCTCTGCGACTTCCTGGCCCGCGAAGTGGGCGAGGAGGAGGCCGGGTCCGTGACCCGAGAGCAGTTCGCCAGGATCGCGCCGCTGTTGCAGCCGCGTGCCAAGTCCGTGCTCGACATGCTGGAGCAGGCGCGGCCGTTCATCGTGGACGCGTCCTTCCTGTCCTACGACGAGGCCGCGGTGCAGAAGTTCCTGACCGGGGAGACCAAGCCGCTGCTCGCGGAGATCGCGGACCGCCTGGAAGCGCTTTCCGAGTTCACCGAGGCCGCCCTGGAGGACGTGCACCGGCAGTTCATCGAGGAGAAGGGCATCAAGTTCAAGGTCATCGCCCAGCCCATCCGCGTGGCCATCACCGGCAAGACCCAGTCGCCCGGCCTGTTCGAGACCATGGTCGTGCTCGGCAGGGAGCAGACCTTGGCCCGCATCCGGAGGGCGGTGGAGTTGTAG